From one Chanodichthys erythropterus isolate Z2021 chromosome 3, ASM2448905v1, whole genome shotgun sequence genomic stretch:
- the LOC137006116 gene encoding NACHT, LRR and PYD domains-containing protein 3-like, protein MEEDKLKHKEVKMSSSTHTGVSVDLNAQTGATVNAPVLAGNTITGPVNIYNTAGPQNITEKHTEEQVDLNLKKFLGSHKTNMKEEAERVFEGKKENEAHLKDVYTELFITEGDMKDVNQEHEILKIDDAFKYKKTQDKPIKCNDIFTLLRGKNEKKIVLTKGVAGIGKTVSVHKFILDWAEGKANDFIDCVFLLPFRDINLMTNEDFSLHELLLEFYPELKDLEKSKLYKECKIAFIFDGLDESRLPLNFNSRSLNSTEKRSSVDVLFTSLVKGILLPSALVWVTSRPAAANRIPPRYVGLFTEVQGFTDQQKEEYFRKRITDGTQASRIISHIKMSRSLYIMCHIPVFCWITATVLQDILKNNTENISTTLTEMYSHFLLIQTDMKSQKYDEQEERECAKLLHSNKEMILKLAKLAFEQLKKDNIVFYEEDLEECGINMSKDTEFTGMIAEIFKKEDGFREKKVFCFVHLSVQEFLAAVHVFLCYLNKNMQELQFFFEKPKENITLQELLEKAVDEAIKSERGHLDLFLRFLLGISLESSQNLLKGLIPYTEDTTESIKQTTEYIKQVQDKKISDEASVNLFYCLLELKDHSLYEEIQRYISSEEHPGRELSSSMCTVLTYILLMSEEVLDEFNPKRFTSSQTDYKRLVPAVKCCRKALFDGCGLDETCCETVSSVLQSPKSHLRELNLSSNHLKDSGVKLLSDGLKSAECKLNILRLCGCNLTGQSCESLSSALQSSKSVLKELDLSNNDLQDSGVKLLSDGLKSSNCQLQILSLTHCRLTVQSCESFSSVLQSSNCVLRELDLSNNDLQDSGVKLLSDGLKRNCKLEILRLSGCMVTEEGCGYVSSALSSNPSHLRELDLSYNHPGDSGVKLLNHPNYRLNKLNVDHGGEFRIRAGLHKYSHRLTLDLNTVKKCFRLSERNTVITVTDTPQPYPDHPDRFDGLLNPQVLCRESVSDRRCYWEIEWSGSMLITDGVNISVSYKSISRKGDGHELMFGWNDQSWSLNCSTVFGYSFIHNKIRTELPVEPIIISRTVNVNYYRTGVYVDHSAGTLSFYSVSGDTMILIHTVQTTFTQPLYPGFRITDSSSVKLC, encoded by the exons ATGGAAGAAGACAAGCTGAAACACAAGGAAG TCAAGATGAGCAGCAGCACTCACACTGGAGTCAGTGTTGATCTGAATGCTCAGACGGGAGCAACTGTAAATGCTCCTGTACTCGCTGGAAACACCATCACAGGACCAGTGAACATCTACAACACTGCAG GACCACAGAATATCACAGAGAAACACACAGAAGAGCAAG TGGATTTGAATCTGAAAAAATTCTTGGGATCTCACAAAACCAACATGAAGGAGGAAGCAGAGCGTGTATTTGAGggcaagaaagaaaatgaagcaCATCTTAAGGATGTTTACACAGAACTCTTCATCACAGAGGGAGATATGAAAGATGTCAATCAGGAACATGAGATTCTGAAGATTGATGATGCTTTCAAGTACAAAAAAACACAGGACAAACCAATCAAATGCAATGATATATTTACATTACTAAGaggaaaaaatgagaaaaagatTGTTCTGACCAAGGGAGTTGCTGGCATCGGAAAAACTGTCTCTGTGCACAAGTTCATCCTGGACTGGGCAGAAGGAAAAGCCAATGATTTTATTGACTGTGTATTCCTGCTTCCATTCCGAGACATTAACTTGATGACAAATGAAGATTTCAGTCTCCATGAGCTTCTGCTGGAATTTTATCCTGAACTGAAGGACCTGGAGAAATCAAAATTATATAAGGAATGCAAGATAGCATTTATATTTGATGGACTTGATGAGAGTCGCCTGCCTTTGAATTTTAACAGTAGATCATTGAATTCCACTGAGAAAAGATCATCTGTAGACGTGCTGTTCACAAGTCTGGTCAAAGGGATTCTGCTTCCATCAGCTCTTGTCTGGGTGACCTCACGACCAGCAGCAGCCAATCGGATCCCTCCTCGGTATGTGGGTTTGTTCACAGAGGTGCAAGGATTCACTGACCAACAGAAGGAGGAGTACTTCAGAAAGAGAATCACAGATGGGACTCAGGCCTCTAGAATCATTTCACACATTAAGATGTCTCGTAGTCTCTACATCATGTGTCACATTCCTGTGTTCTGCTGGATCACGGCCACAGTACTTCAGGATATTCTCAAGAACAACACTGAGAACATCAGCACAACACTCACTGAAATGTACAGTCACTTCCTACTGATACAGACAGACATGAAGAGCCAGAAGTATGATGAACAAGAAGAAAGAGAATGTGCAAAGCTCTTACATTCAAATAAAGAAATGATTTTGAAGTTAGCCAAGCTAGCGTTTGAACAGCTGAAGAAGGATAACATTGTGTTCTATGAGGAAGATCTGGAAGAATGTGGTATTAACATGAGTAAAGACACTGAGTTCACAGGAATGATCGCCGAGATCTTTAAGAAGGAAGATGGATTTCGTGAAAAAAAGGTCTTCTGCTTTGTGCATCTGAGTGTTCAAGAGTTTCTTGCTGCAGTGCATGTGTTCCTCTGCTACCTGAACAAGAACATGCAGGAgcttcagtttttctttgagAAGCCAAAAGAAAACATCACACTGCAGGAGCTACTAGAGAAGGCTGTTGATGAAGCCATTAAGAGTGAGAGAGGACATCTGGACCTGTTCCTGCGGTTTCTGCTGGGAATTTCACTGGAATCCAGTCAAAACCTGCTCAAAGGCCTGATCCCATACACTGAAGACACCACTGAGAGTATCAAACAAACAACTGAATAcattaaacaagtacaagacaAGAAGATCTCAGATGAAGCTTCAGTAAACCTGTTTTACTGCTTACTTGAGCTCAAGGATCATTCATTATATGAGGAAATCCAGAGATACATCAGCTCAGAAGAACATCCAGGAAGAGAACTCTCTTCTTCAATGTGCACAGTGCTGACCTACATACTGCTGATGTCAGAGGAGGTGCTGGATGAGTTCAACCCAAAGAGGTTCACCTCATCACAGACAGACTACAAGAGACTTGTTCCAGCTGTGAAATGCTGCAGAAAAGCCTT ATTTGATGGCTGTGGTCTTGATGAAACATGCTGTGAAACAGTATCTTCAGTTCTACAATCACCAAAATCCCATCTGAGAGAGTTGAACCTGAGCAGCAATCACCTGaaggattcaggagtgaagTTGCTTTCTGATGGACTAAAGAGTGCAGAATGTAAACTGAACATACTGAG GCTATGTGGGTGCAATCTGACTGGTCAGTCCTGTGAAAGTTTGTCTTCAGCTCTACAGTCATCAAAGTCTGTCCTAAAAGAGCTGGACCTGAGTAACAATGACCTGCAGGATTCTGGAGTGAAGCTTCTTTCTGATGGACTGAAGAGTTCAAACTGTCAGCTGCAGATACTGAG CCTTACTCACTGTAGACTCACTGTTCAGTCTTGTGAGAGTTTTTCATCAGTTCTACAATCCTCAAACTGTGTCCTGAGAGAACTGGACCTGAGTAACAATGACCTGCAGGATTCTGGAGTGAAGCTTCTTTCTGATGgactgaagagaaactgtaagCTGGAGATTTTGAG GTTGTCTGGGTGTATGGTGACAGAGGAAGGCTGTGGTTATGTGTCTTCAGCTCTGagttcaaacccctcacacctgagagagctggatctgagctaCAATCACCCAGGAGACTCAGGAGTGAAGCTGCTCAACCATCCAAACTACAGACTGAACAAACTCAA TGTGGATCATGGAGGAGAGTTCAGGATTAGAGCAGGACTGCACAAAT attcccatcggctcactctggatctgaacacagtgAAAAAATGCTTCCGTCTGTCTGAGAGGAACACAGTGATTACTGTCACTGACACACCACAgccgtatcctgatcatccagacagatttgatggTCTGTTGAATCctcaggtgttgtgtagagagagtgtgagtgatcgacgctgttactgggagattgagtggagtGGGAGTATGTTAATAACAGATGGTGTGaatatatcagtgtcatataagagcatcagcaggaagggaGATGGTCATGAGTTGATGTTTGGATGGaatgatcagtcctggagtttAAACTGCTCTACTGTCTTTGGTTACTCATTCATACACAATAAGATACGGACTGAACTCCCTGTAGAGCCCATCATCATCAGTAGAACAGTGAATGTGAATTACTATAGAacaggagtgtatgtggatcacagtgcaggaactctgtccttctacagcgtctctggagacacaatgatcctcatccacacagtccagaccacattcactcaaccgctctatcctgggtttaggattactgattcatcatcagtgaaactgtgttga